Proteins from a genomic interval of Polaribacter sp. Q13:
- a CDS encoding TlpA disulfide reductase family protein, which produces MKKLIYLVAIALVIVSCKQEVPKDYLTFSGTITNQNSDSLIIAQRNIIKTIKVDANGVFSDTLKVEPGNYIFFDGKERASIFLKNGYDLKISLDAKQFDETLKYEGVGSEANNYLAKKRTLQEKLIDYEALMNMSKTDFDNKMASNSKEFKTLLMSVKNLDSIFIDSQEKDLEGLNKQFTSMFDEKQKLIALTGQVSPEFSDYENNAGGNTSLDDLKGKYVYIDMWATWCGPCKAEIPHLKKVEKAYHGKNIEFVSISIDRKNAYDAWKKMIVDEELGGIQLWAKEDNAFADDYLVTGIPRFILVSPEGKIVNADAPRPSSEKLTELFNALNI; this is translated from the coding sequence AGCAATCGCTTTAGTAATTGTTTCATGTAAACAAGAAGTACCTAAAGATTACTTAACCTTTTCTGGAACAATTACAAATCAAAATTCCGATTCTTTAATTATTGCACAACGTAATATTATTAAAACAATTAAAGTAGATGCTAATGGTGTATTCTCTGATACTCTTAAAGTTGAGCCAGGAAACTATATTTTCTTTGATGGAAAAGAAAGAGCATCTATATTTTTAAAAAACGGATACGATTTAAAAATAAGCTTAGATGCAAAACAGTTTGACGAGACTTTAAAATACGAAGGTGTTGGTTCGGAGGCAAATAATTATTTAGCTAAAAAAAGAACTTTACAAGAAAAACTTATAGATTATGAAGCGCTTATGAACATGTCTAAAACAGACTTTGATAATAAAATGGCTTCAAATTCAAAAGAATTTAAAACACTTTTAATGAGTGTTAAAAATTTAGACTCTATTTTTATTGACTCTCAAGAAAAAGACCTTGAAGGTTTAAATAAACAGTTTACTTCTATGTTTGATGAGAAACAAAAATTAATTGCGTTAACAGGACAAGTGTCTCCTGAATTTTCTGATTACGAAAACAATGCAGGTGGAAACACATCTTTAGATGATTTAAAAGGAAAATATGTTTACATAGATATGTGGGCTACTTGGTGTGGACCTTGTAAAGCAGAAATTCCGCATTTAAAAAAGGTAGAAAAAGCATATCATGGTAAAAATATCGAATTTGTAAGCATATCTATAGATAGAAAAAATGCATACGATGCTTGGAAAAAAATGATAGTTGATGAAGAACTAGGAGGTATTCAGTTATGGGCAAAAGAAGATAATGCTTTTGCAGATGATTATTTGGTAACAGGAATTCCTAGATTTATTTTAGTAAGCCCAGAGGGTAAAATTGTAAATGCTGATGCGCCAAGACCTTCTAGCGAAAAATTAACAGAACTATTTAATGCATTAAACATATAA